In Chthoniobacterales bacterium, the genomic window TGGGATTGCCCTGATTTTTCGGACAGTGAATTGGGGATCAATTCTTTTGGTTTAGTTGGGATTCAAAGACAATGGGACTGCGGTAAGCAAGACTGGAGTGGAGGCGAACGCGGTTATAAAAGGTCTCGATGTAGTTGAAGATGGCAAGGCGCGCCTCGGCCAGGGTGGCGAAGCGCTGATGATAGACGACTTCGTATTTGAGGCTGCTCCAGAAGCTTTCGATGAAGGCGTTGTCGTAACAGTTGCCCTTGCGACTCATAGAAGCGACCAGACCGTGCTCGGCGAGGACCTGGCGGTAAGCGGCGCTGGCAAATTGCATTCCGCGGTCTGAGTGGACGATGAGGGCGCTGGTGGGGCGGCGCTGGAGCAGCGCCATGCGCAGGGCGGCAATAACCAGGTGGGCATCGAGGCGTTGATGCATGGCCCAGCCAACGACGCGCCGGGTGCAGACATCGAGGACGGCGACCAGATAGAGCCAGCCTTGGGCGGTCAGGATGCAAGTGGCATCGGTAACCCAGACGTGATCGGGACGGCGCACGGTAAGGTTTTGCAAACGGTTGGGAGCGATCGGACCGCCGTGCTGGCTGTCGGTTGTCCGCGGCCGATACTTGGAGCGTTGCCGGGCGAAGAGCCGTTCTGCGCGCATGAGACGGGCGATGCGATTGCGCCGACCGGGACAGCCCAGCGCCTGGGCCAGCCGAGGACTGCCATAGGTCTGGCGACTGCGCGCAAACTCGTGTCGAATGCGCGCGCGCAAAGCAATGGTTTCCACTGCGCGTGGACCCGGCTGGCGCCGGCGCTCAACCCAGTGGTAATAGCCACTGCGCGAGACCAGGAGCGCTTCACAGAGCCACGCTACCTTGTATTGGCCGCTCATCTGCTCGATCCGGGCATACCTCTGGGCGGCACTTCGGAGAGGATGCCCAGCGATTTTTTTAACACTTCACGCTGCTCTAAAAGTTTGGCGTTCTCCTCACGTAAGCGCCGGATCTCCGCCTCCAATTGCTCGACGCTGCGGAGACGCTTTTGTCCTGCCGACGAGGCGTTGGCTGGGGCGCGTTCGGTTCGGGCCCAGCGGTAGAGCAGTGGAGGGCGAATGCCCAGCTCGGCTGCCACTTTGGCCGCACTTCGGCCACTGGCACGCCATAATTCCAGTGCGTCCTGCTTATATTGCTCGGTATATCTCGCCGGCCTGCGAGTTGGCTTCGATAACTGTGTTTTCATGTGGGCTCCTTTGGGTTTTGACCCTCAGCCCACTGTCCGTCAAATTAATGCAACCCCACTCTGACCCCTCTCGCTCTACTACATCTCACGAATAGCCTCCTCTTCCCTCCGATGCCTCAGCCTCTCGAAATCGGGAGTCTCGTTGCCGGCGTGCTTCGGCGACGGAAGGCACGCCGTGTCCACCCGAAGCGCAATAATCACATCCTTCCTGCATGAAGACGTAAAGAGTCCGGTGACAAATACAACATGGCTCGTAATACATTAGCTCTGAGTGTTGTTGCGGCGTCAAATCCTGTAGCGGTAAGCGATATGCTTTGAGAACGTCCCCTGGGACGAGATCAATCGCATCGTGCGCAAGGCAAACGTTACTGCGTGAGCGCACTGCCCCTGTCTCGGGATTAGCCAGCGTGAGTTTCTTTGTCATTTAGCGTTTCGCCCGAGCCATATTCATCCCAATTCCAAATTCCAAATCGTGAATTCGCGCTTCGTTGATCGACTCTCTCATCGTTGACAGCGCCCGAAGCTCCGCGACGAGGTTGTGATCTATCGTCACTTCCACTTTTAAGCGCTCACGAAGGGGCGGAGAATTCCGATCAACGGGTAGCGTCAGGTGAGTATACGGAACTCTCTCGTCGCCGTGGGATGAGCGATCCGGCCATTTCGGGCGAGCGAACAAGAATTTCGCAAAACCATCGCTAGGATCCACACAATACATGTCGATGCGTTGCTGAATCACAGTGCCATCCACCGGTAAGCTGGTGCCCGAATCAATGATCTGCAGATACGTATTGTCGGCGTGGAGCAACTCGAGGGGCTTGGCGAGCTTCAGTGGAATGTCGTCGTGTGCGATCCAGGCGGCACCCTCGGAAATTACCGTCGCCGCATTGGAAACGAGGCGAAGTCGCGCAAGGCCGAAGATCTCGCGGAGCCCCTCTTGAATTGCAGGCATTTGCACCATTCCTCCGGTTGCGAGGCAGAATTCCACCGCACCGCGGTTAACTCCTGCAAGATCGAGCAGCGACTCGATCTTCGACAAACCGCGGACGATTAAATCGCGCACAGCGTGTTCTAGCTCATCCTTCGTAATCTCTAATCTCACATCGTTTCCGGCGCCGGTACCGGTCAAAACATCGCGAACGAGAATTGCGGAGCTCGCTCGCTCGGAGAGCGCAATTTTTGCATCCTCACAGGCCTTCAGTAAGCGCGACTCCGCACTGGGTTGAATCCGCGACCAGTCGGCGTCGGGATGTTGCTGCTGGTGTCGGTCACGGACGAGCTGCCGTAGCCGACTGTCGAATTGATCGCCGCCTATGCCGGAATCGCCGGCGTTGAAAACCTGCGTCAGAACGCCATCCTTCATCTGACAGAGCGTGAGGTCGAGCGTCCCACCTCCCCAATCAAACACGAGAACGAGCCGCCGCTCGAGATTGGCAACTTCCTCGCGAAAATTCGGGTGCGGCCGGAGATAACCGTACAGCGCGGCAAGCGGTTCGTGCACGAACTGATGAATCCTTATTCCTGCCTGTTGTGCGGCCTGCCGCAATTCGATGCGGGCCTGTCCGCGCATGGTGACTGGAATGGTAAAAACCGCAGCTTCGAACGTATTGCCGCGGAATCCCCGGTTCAGCGCATCCGCGCGAAGATATTTGAGCACGTCGCTGCTAATTTCCCCGGCTTGTCGGGTTACGCCTCCGACAAAAATGCCGGTCGGCGACCCGAGAAACATTTTTGGCGACCGCACGATGTCGCCGAAAACGCCGAGTCCGAGATTGCTCAGTTGATCCATTGCGGCACGGCCGACGACTGGCTCGCTTCCGCTATACCACACGACTGACGGATGCGGCCGATCGTCGGGGCCCAAAAGGGGTCGAGGCGCCAATTGCCCGGTTTCCGGATCGATTCCGATGACCGTAGCAACACTGTTGGTTGTCCCGAAATCTAAGCCGAACGTTGCAGCCATTCCGCCTCCCGTTGAACGAACTTTAAAGATTCTTCCAATCTCTCCTCGATTGCCTGCATGAATGGCGGATCGCTTCGACTAGCATCGAGCGCGGTCTGCAGCCATCTTGTGAGTTGCCCTTCGAGAGCGCCACGAACACGAGCTCGAAGAGCATCGAGTTTGTGCTGATACCCATCTTGGAGATCAACAATCGTCTTTCCCAGCTCTTCGATTCTGTCATCGTCTTTTTTCTTCTGACGCTGAGCGGCAACTAACTGTTGTTCGGCGCTGCTGATCCTCGCCTCGAGCTCGGAAATTTCTCGAGTGAGCTTGTCGATCTCCGCAGACTGGGTTGTGATATCCCGTTCTAGTCCCTCAAACATTTGCCGTGCCGCCTTGAATTGCGCGACAAGGGGAGCGAGCACAGGACGGGACGGAGGGACGCTCGTCAATAATCCCAGCATGTCGTCCGGCAGTAAATCGTCCCCTGCGCTCTTCTTCCTCTTGGCGGGCGTAATAGCAGCCTTCGTCCAGGCGAAAGCTGTGTCAGCATCGATAAGTTGCCGCGCTCGTCCAAGGTTAATCAGCAACCAGAACTGGGTCAGCTGAGGCGCGGTTAATGGCCTCTTCACTATCCGGGCTAACCAAGCGTCAACGGCTCCAGCGAATTCCTGGCGAGAAAGAGAATCCGTTATTGGAATCAGGTCCAGACGTCGGATGGTATGCTCTGCACACTGGATAACTATTAGCCGAATAGTTTCTCGGGCAGTCGTGCTGGCTTGAAGTAAACCGATCAAGCGCGGTAGTCGCTTCGGCTTTTGCGCTATGGCTTCCGCCACGCGCGCTAGCACTTCAGCATTGGGAATAGTGATAGCGCCCTCACCCATCTTTTTGAGGAATTTGTCAGCCGATCCCTTTCCGACGATAAATGCCTCCCAAGGTGACGCCTGCGGCGCAAACGTTGTCGGCGGTTTCGGCTCACCGTCGCTCGCGCTCGTCCTAGCAGCCTGCTGTTCAGTGTCACTGTCAGACATAATCAAGATGACGTTGCGCCCACTCAGCGAAGGGCCATGAAAACTGGACAGCGTGAAGATGCGGAACGGCTAGATCCCGTCGCGATGCGCGGATGTAGCCTTCAGCACATATGACGTGCAGTTTACCGAGGTCCTGCTCGCTTATTGTTTTTTCGCGACTCAAAAGCTGCGTGAGCTGTTGTAGTTCGGGCAGTGTTAGCTGTTCCCTTGTTCGAAGCCGTTCGCAGCTTGTCAGAAGCAGATGTGTCCCTTCGTCCACGGGACAGATTGGCCTGCAAACGGCAGCCTCCGCTTTTGATTGCGCTGTTAGCGATGTCGTCTCGTTAGCGATGATCTGGTGAAAAAACATTAAGCCCCCATCGATTTCAGCTGAACCGTATGTCGCATCGGCCGAAAAATCGTTGAGATTAAATCGGATGCAGCCGGATACGGCTGCGGCCACCGGCCGCTGAAACGCGCTAAGTACAGCAAGCGCCTCCTTCATGGATTCGGCAAACCGCTCGAAGGCAACTCCTGCGTTGGACGGGGCGTAGCCCTCCTTGATCAAAATCCCAAGCACATAATTGCCCAGTGCTGCCCCGTATTCATTAGCTGCTGGCGGAAATCGCAAGCGCGCGTGGAAGGTTGCCAGATCCGCATGCCGCAAGTCGTCCACGAGTAGCGTTTCCGTAAACAACTGATCCACCTTCGCCAAGTCGTCTTCGTCTGGAATGCGGAAACGAAGTCGGTATTCTTCCTTTGTCGCTGCGTTATCAAAGGCACGCTCATGAATTAATCGAAGCTTCCACGTGGCGTCTCGCGGCTTGGTCAGTTCTTGTGCAACCTTGGCCACCGCGAGGTTAGCCCACGCACCGCCGTTAACTTGGAGCTCGCAGCGGGAGCATTGAACAATTTCCACCTCCTGCTCACGAATCGGACTTCGCAGCACAGACTCTTGCAGCAACGGCTTACGCCAAATGTACAGAGCCGGCAGTTCGAGCGGATGGCTAACGTGGAAATGCCGACGCAATTCGTCTGCTGAATCGAATTTCTTACCGCACTGAGTGCAGGGATATTTAGGCGGTGGGCTCCGAAATCCGACCGCAGTCTGCGAATGCGCCTCCCAGTATCTGTCGCTCGCACTCTCTTGTATCCAGCCGACTGTTGGCATAACTAGAAGCGCAGTTGTCGTTGACCCTCCTGCCAGTTACGAATGGCGGCCCTGCCTTCGATGGATACTGCTCCAATTTGCCAGCAGTTTGCCGAGCGCCGGTTGTTTGTCGGTTTGCTCGTTTTTCTTTTCATACTCAATCATCCCTCCGCGCGCTCAGCCCATCGAAGCCAGCTTTCCGAAGCCGGACTTGAACGCCCCCACCAGCGTGTCGATCTCCGCTTCGGTCATCGGCGTGGAGAATGTGCACGCACCCGAGCTGATGATGCTGCAACCTTCGTTGAACAGATGATCGAGCAACGCCCTGAGTCGGCGCGACTCGTCGGGCGTTGGGTACGCCTCGCGGTAATTTCGTGGCGGCGTCTGCTTCATGTGCACCAGGAACATCGAGCCCGCCCCGGTGACGCTCGCGGGCGCGCCCGTCGCGCGGATCGCGCCTTCGATGCCGTTCCTGGCCCGATCGGTCAGCGCGTTAAGGCGCGCCACCGCGGGTTTGTCGAACTTCAGCATCGCCGCCATGCCCGCGGTCATGCTGATCGGGTTGGCCGTGAATGTTCCGGAGTGCGGAAACACGTAGCGGGGCGACTGCGGGTTGAGCACATCCATGACTTCGGCGCGGCCGGCGACGGCGCCAATGGGAAATCCACCGCCGATAATCTTGCCCAGCGCGGTCAGGTCGGGCGTGACGCCGTAGCGCGCTTGCAAGCCGGCGTGCTCGGCCCTGAACGTGATGACTTCATCGAACACCAACAGCACTCCGTGGCGCGCGGACCACTCGCGGAGCGCGGTCACGAACTCGACATCCGCCGGACACAAGCCGACGCGGTGCGGCATCAGATCGATCAATACGCACGCGAGGTCGCTGGCGTGTTCGTCCAGGATCGCCAGCGTGCGCTCGGTGTCGTTGAACGGAAAGACAACGACGTCCTTGAGCGCGGACTCGGGTGTGCCGTGCACCAGCGGAACGCTGCGCGGATGGTCGATGCCGCCCCAGGTCGCCGGCGTGGAGCCCTGGCTCACCTCGGCGTAGTCGTAGACGCCGTGGTAGGCGCCCTCGGCCTTGGCGATCTTCGGCCGCCCGGTAAATGCGCGGGCCGCCTTCAGCGCGACCATGATCGCCTCCGTGCCCGAGTTCATGAAGCGCATCTTCTCGAACGAGCGGTTGCGGCTGCACAAGTGCTCGGCATAGCGCACCTCGATCTCGGTTCCCATCATGAACGCGGTGCCGCGGGTCATCTGCTCCGTCACCGCATCGACGATCTCGGGGCAGGCGTGGCCGTGGATCAGGGACGCCATGTTATTGGAGAAGTCGATGCGCGTGACGCCATCGAGGTCGGTCACGCGGCAGCCCTTGCCGTATTCAACGTAGGTCGGGTGATTCCCCCGCAGGATGGCGTTGCGGCTGACGCCGCCGGGAAGGACTTTGAGGGCCCGCTCGTAGAGGGCGGCGCTGCGCGAGAGGTCGGTTTGCGTGGTCATGTCAGCCTGCTTCGATCGGTTCTGGGTTGCGAAGCAGAGGCGCAGCGGTGCGCTCCTGCACAAAATCGAAATCGATACCGGGGCTCAGTTCGACGAGCCGAAATCCGTTCGGCGTGACTTCGATCACGGCCAGATCGGTGTAGATGCGGTTCACGACGGCGACTCCCGTCAGCGGATAGGAGCACTTTTGCACGAGTTTCGCCTCGCCTTCCCTGGTGCAATGCTGGGTTATGACGAAGATCGATTTCACGCCCGCGACCAGGTCCATGGCGCCGCCGACTGCGGGGATGGCGTCGGGCTCACCCGTGGACCAGTTGGCCAGATCGCCGTTCTGCGCGACCTGGAGCGCGCCGAGCACGCAAAGGTCCAGGTGGCCGCCGCGGATCATGGCGAAGCTGTCCGCGTGATGAAAGTAGGCGGCGCCCGGCAGCGCCGTCACTTGTTGTTTGCCCGCATTGATCAGCTCGGGATCGCCTTCGCCGGGCTTGGGCGCGGGGCCCATGCCGAGCATGCCATTTTCTGTGTGGTAGATCAGCGTGCGGCCCGCCGGCACGAACCTGGCGACCAGCTCCGGAATGCCAATGCCCAGGTTCACATACGAGCCGTTGGGAATGTCCTGCGCCAGGCGCTCCGCCATCTCCTCGCGCGTTCGCCCGATCACTGGCGGCTTCGTCATGGGTAGGATGTGAGCACTTTCATGATCGAAGCGTGCCGCAAACACCGATGCTGTTCAAGGCCATCTGCCTCGCGCGCTGGCCAGCAATTTTCAAATCTCGGTATAGCTGCCGGGGTGCGTCGCAGCCACCGCGGCTGCGATTTCGGCCGCGTGTGGCTCCAACTTCGGCCAGCTCGCGTGCGGTAGCACCACGATGGCGATTCGCCTGCCGGTCAGCTTCTGTTGATAGCGCAGTTGCTTGTCCGTTGTCAGCAACACATCAAACTGCGCTTCCGCAGCGTTGAGCAACTCGCCATTCGAAAGCTCAGCCCAACCCGCTTCGAAGGCCGTTACGACATCATGCGCTGCCAAGTGCGTGCGCAGTGGCACCGGCGTCCCTTGATCAAAAAGAACACGCACGCGAAAATCAGACTGTCGCGAGGCTCGCTTCCGCAAACTCGAGGACCGCGAGCGCCTGCGCGCGGGTGACGCCGGGAAACCATTCCAGAAACTGGTCGACCGTCGCTCCGTCCTCCAGATTCTCGAACAACGTTTTCACCGGCACACGTGTTCCCCGAAAGAGCCACGCTCCGCTCACCTTCTCAGGGGATCGTTCGACAGCCGTGCACGCCGTCCAGTCAAGCATGCTTAAAGTGTAATCGTTTGCGCTTTCTGGGCAATAGGATAGGCCAAGGGAATCGGCACGAAACTAACGCTTGGCTATCATGGCCGGGCCTCGTCATGGGTACGACGCTCCTGCCGCGACGAGTTCCGATTCGTGGGCCGGCTTGGCGATGGCCACGACGCGATCCACGAAGATGCCGGGCGTGACGATCGACTCGGGGTCCAGCTTGCCCGGCTCGACGACCTCGGCGACCTGGACGATCGTAACCTTGCCCGCCATCGCCATGGGCGGGCCGAAGTTTCGCGCTGTCTTGCTATAGAGGATGTTGCCGTGGGTGTCGGCGACCCGCCCCTTGATGAGAGAAAAGTCCGCGCGAATGCCGTGCTCAAGCACGTACTTTCTGCCGCCGAATTCCCGGCATTCCTTGCCTTCCGCCAGCGGCGTTCCCACCGCGGACGGCGTGTAGAACGCCGGGATTCCAGCTCCGCCGGCGCGGATGCGCTCCGCGAGCGTTCCCTGAGGAACCAATTCCAATTTCGTGCGCCCGCTTCGGTAGAGCTCCGGGAAGACGGTCGAGTTGGCGGTGCGCGGAAACGAACAAACGACCTTGGAAACCCGGCCCGCCTTGAGCAGCGCCGCGAGGCCGACCTGGCCGCTGCCGCAGTTGTTGCTGATCATCGTCAGATTCGTGGCGCCCTGGTCGATCAGCGCGTGGATGAGCTCGATCGGACTGCCCGCTTCGCCGAAACCACCGAACATGATCGTGGCGCCGTCGAAAATGTCCGAGACAGCCTCGGCCGCGCTCGCCACCCGCTTGTCGATCATTCGGCGGTTGCAAGAGCGGCGTGAAGAGCGCCGAGACTCGGCGCCTGTCCGGCAGCCGTGGCGCGACCCGGCGCCTGTCGAGCAGCCTTCACCCGCGCGTAGTGATACAAGCCGGCCTCGTCGAACAGAACGCGGTCCTCGTAGTCGTCGAACCAGAGCGCCTCGGGGTTGCGGCCAACAATGCAGACCTTGCCGCGATCGGGCGCGCTGCCGGCGTTCCGGAGAATCTTGAAGATCAAGACGCCATTCTCGCTGCCCGCGAGTCCCGGTATCCCCTCGTTTGTGACCGCCGCCACTTCGGTCTTGCCTTTGTAATGGGTGATGG contains:
- a CDS encoding IS3 family transposase; this encodes MSGQYKVAWLCEALLVSRSGYYHWVERRRQPGPRAVETIALRARIRHEFARSRQTYGSPRLAQALGCPGRRNRIARLMRAERLFARQRSKYRPRTTDSQHGGPIAPNRLQNLTVRRPDHVWVTDATCILTAQGWLYLVAVLDVCTRRVVGWAMHQRLDAHLVIAALRMALLQRRPTSALIVHSDRGMQFASAAYRQVLAEHGLVASMSRKGNCYDNAFIESFWSSLKYEVVYHQRFATLAEARLAIFNYIETFYNRVRLHSSLAYRSPIVFESQLNQKN
- a CDS encoding transposase; its protein translation is MKTQLSKPTRRPARYTEQYKQDALELWRASGRSAAKVAAELGIRPPLLYRWARTERAPANASSAGQKRLRSVEQLEAEIRRLREENAKLLEQREVLKKSLGILSEVPPRGMPGSSR
- a CDS encoding Hsp70 family protein yields the protein MAATFGLDFGTTNSVATVIGIDPETGQLAPRPLLGPDDRPHPSVVWYSGSEPVVGRAAMDQLSNLGLGVFGDIVRSPKMFLGSPTGIFVGGVTRQAGEISSDVLKYLRADALNRGFRGNTFEAAVFTIPVTMRGQARIELRQAAQQAGIRIHQFVHEPLAALYGYLRPHPNFREEVANLERRLVLVFDWGGGTLDLTLCQMKDGVLTQVFNAGDSGIGGDQFDSRLRQLVRDRHQQQHPDADWSRIQPSAESRLLKACEDAKIALSERASSAILVRDVLTGTGAGNDVRLEITKDELEHAVRDLIVRGLSKIESLLDLAGVNRGAVEFCLATGGMVQMPAIQEGLREIFGLARLRLVSNAATVISEGAAWIAHDDIPLKLAKPLELLHADNTYLQIIDSGTSLPVDGTVIQQRIDMYCVDPSDGFAKFLFARPKWPDRSSHGDERVPYTHLTLPVDRNSPPLRERLKVEVTIDHNLVAELRALSTMRESINEARIHDLEFGIGMNMARAKR
- a CDS encoding C2H2-type zinc finger protein yields the protein MPTVGWIQESASDRYWEAHSQTAVGFRSPPPKYPCTQCGKKFDSADELRRHFHVSHPLELPALYIWRKPLLQESVLRSPIREQEVEIVQCSRCELQVNGGAWANLAVAKVAQELTKPRDATWKLRLIHERAFDNAATKEEYRLRFRIPDEDDLAKVDQLFTETLLVDDLRHADLATFHARLRFPPAANEYGAALGNYVLGILIKEGYAPSNAGVAFERFAESMKEALAVLSAFQRPVAAAVSGCIRFNLNDFSADATYGSAEIDGGLMFFHQIIANETTSLTAQSKAEAAVCRPICPVDEGTHLLLTSCERLRTREQLTLPELQQLTQLLSREKTISEQDLGKLHVICAEGYIRASRRDLAVPHLHAVQFSWPFAEWAQRHLDYV
- a CDS encoding aspartate aminotransferase family protein, translating into MTTQTDLSRSAALYERALKVLPGGVSRNAILRGNHPTYVEYGKGCRVTDLDGVTRIDFSNNMASLIHGHACPEIVDAVTEQMTRGTAFMMGTEIEVRYAEHLCSRNRSFEKMRFMNSGTEAIMVALKAARAFTGRPKIAKAEGAYHGVYDYAEVSQGSTPATWGGIDHPRSVPLVHGTPESALKDVVVFPFNDTERTLAILDEHASDLACVLIDLMPHRVGLCPADVEFVTALREWSARHGVLLVFDEVITFRAEHAGLQARYGVTPDLTALGKIIGGGFPIGAVAGRAEVMDVLNPQSPRYVFPHSGTFTANPISMTAGMAAMLKFDKPAVARLNALTDRARNGIEGAIRATGAPASVTGAGSMFLVHMKQTPPRNYREAYPTPDESRRLRALLDHLFNEGCSIISSGACTFSTPMTEAEIDTLVGAFKSGFGKLASMG
- a CDS encoding 3-oxoacid CoA-transferase subunit B; this translates as MTKPPVIGRTREEMAERLAQDIPNGSYVNLGIGIPELVARFVPAGRTLIYHTENGMLGMGPAPKPGEGDPELINAGKQQVTALPGAAYFHHADSFAMIRGGHLDLCVLGALQVAQNGDLANWSTGEPDAIPAVGGAMDLVAGVKSIFVITQHCTREGEAKLVQKCSYPLTGVAVVNRIYTDLAVIEVTPNGFRLVELSPGIDFDFVQERTAAPLLRNPEPIEAG
- a CDS encoding DUF5615 family PIN-like protein, with amino-acid sequence MRVLFDQGTPVPLRTHLAAHDVVTAFEAGWAELSNGELLNAAEAQFDVLLTTDKQLRYQQKLTGRRIAIVVLPHASWPKLEPHAAEIAAAVAATHPGSYTEI
- a CDS encoding DUF433 domain-containing protein, translating into MLDWTACTAVERSPEKVSGAWLFRGTRVPVKTLFENLEDGATVDQFLEWFPGVTRAQALAVLEFAEASLATV
- a CDS encoding 3-oxoacid CoA-transferase subunit A, which encodes MIDKRVASAAEAVSDIFDGATIMFGGFGEAGSPIELIHALIDQGATNLTMISNNCGSGQVGLAALLKAGRVSKVVCSFPRTANSTVFPELYRSGRTKLELVPQGTLAERIRAGGAGIPAFYTPSAVGTPLAEGKECREFGGRKYVLEHGIRADFSLIKGRVADTHGNILYSKTARNFGPPMAMAGKVTIVQVAEVVEPGKLDPESIVTPGIFVDRVVAIAKPAHESELVAAGASYP